In Aedes albopictus strain Foshan chromosome 3, AalbF5, whole genome shotgun sequence, the following are encoded in one genomic region:
- the LOC109397131 gene encoding NADH dehydrogenase [ubiquinone] 1 alpha subcomplex subunit 9, mitochondrial has translation MASLILVNGAQLAKQQTGALGIICLKANYSSDAPRKLRTTNPAEMKRGTGGRSSFNGVVATVFGATGFLGRYVCNKLGKTGSQLIIPYRADHYEALRLKLVGDLGQVLFTPYHLCDEESIYKAVKHSNVVINMVGRDWETKNFTFDDVHVQGARRLARISKQAGVEKFIHLSSLNCTPNPTPILTKEGSKFLKSKYYGELAVREEFPEAVIFRPADVYGQEDRFLRYYAHLWRRQFRGMPLWYKGERTVKQPVHCSDVAQGIVNAIKDSDSQGQVYQAVGPRRYKLSELVDWFHREMRKDADWWGYWRYDLRFDPTFMIKVKLTEFVSPSFPVGDLHTERVEREYVTDDVKKGVPTLEDLGVNLTLMEDQVPWELRPFRAALYYDAELGEFEKPTPPQFIQ, from the exons ATGGCTTCGCTAATTCTGGTAAACGGTGCCCAGCTGGCCA AGCAGCAAACCGGGGCCCTGGGGATCATCTGCCTGAAGGCTAACTACAGCTCGGATGCCCCCCGTAAGCTCCGGACTACGAATCCTGCCGAGATGAAGCGCGGCACCGGTGGTCGGTCGAGTTTCAACGGTGTTGTGGCTACTGTTTTCGGAGCCACCGGATTCTTGGGTCGCTACGTGTGCAACAAGCTGGGAAAGACGGGCTCTCAGCTGATTATTCCCTATCGGGCTGATCACTACGAGGCCTTGCGGCTGAAACTGGTCGGGGATCTGGGCCAGGTCCTGTTTACTCCTTATCATCTGTGCGACGAGGAGTCCATCTACAAGGCTGTGAAGCATTCGAACGTCGTTATCAATATGGTTGGTCGCGACTGGGAAACGAAGAACTTCACTTTCGATGATGTTCACGTCCAGGGTGCGAGGAGATTGGCCCGTATCTCCAAGCAGGCTGGAGTAGAGAAGTTCATCCATCTGTCGAGCTTGAACTGTACTCCGAACCCGACGCCGATCCTGACCAAGGAGGGCAGCAAGTTCCTCAAGAGCAAGTACTACGGCGAGTTGGCGGTCCGCGAGGAATTCCCCGAGGCCGTCATCTTCCGTCCGGCGGACGTCTACGGACAAGAAGATCGCTTCCTGCGCTACTACGCCCATCTGTGGCGCCGTCAGTTCCGTGGAATGCCACTGTGGTACAAGGGCGAGAGGACCGTCAAGCAGCCGGTTCACTGTTCGGACGTAGCTCAGGGTATCGTCAACGCCATCAAGGATTCCGACAGCCAGGGTCAAGTGTACCAGGCAGTGGGCCCACGTCGCTACAAGTTGTCTGAGTTGGTCGACTGGTTCCACAGGGAGATGCGCAAGGATGCCGACTGGTGGGGCTACTGGCGCTACGATCTGCGCTTCGATCCGACGTTCATGATTAAGGTGAAGCTGACCGAGTTCGTCAGTCCGTCGTTCCCGGTGGGGGATTTGCACACGGAGCGCGTCGAGCGGGAGTACGTGACCGACGATGTGAAGAAGGGTGTTCCCACGCTGGAGGATTTGGGTGTCAACCTGACGCTGATGGAGGATCAG GTCCCATGGGAACTGAGACCGTTCCGCGCCGCCCTGTATTACGACGCCGAGTTGGGCGAATTCGAaaaaccaactccgccacagttCATCCAATAG
- the LOC134289596 gene encoding uncharacterized protein K02A2.6-like, protein MLRCQDQAAKCNFGNNAEESRAISVVDKIILYAPSDLKEQLLQKTVLKLDDVTNIVSSYESVKSQAQSISLPGASSGDSVPSSSWNVNKIKQLPSKQCTRCGRSGHSANDSICPARSKECIKCKRIGHFAAQCRSLPTLKRKQFTKQESRWPAKRFKPHQVNEIETTDDKEDKTFLFSISDGGEAIRIKVGGVVLQVLVDSGCKKNIVDERSWSYIKANGAKIWNQTKNCEEVFLPYGENAKPLTLLGKFDTTVSIEDGGEIIERTATFYVVKGGQQCLLGRITATSLGVLFVGLPSTHGVNAINSTGIQPFPKIKGIQVKIPINESVPPVCQQPRRPPIALMTKIEDKLNSLLASDIIEPVVGGCPWVSPLVTVVKDNGDLRLCVDMRRANAAIVRERHIMPTIEDFLPRFTSAKWFSRLDVKEAFHQVELDSESRYITTFITHMGLFRYKRLMYGIACAPELFQRILEQILSPHSKNVVSFIDDVLIFARTEQEHDEVLKAVLSTLSAYGILLNQSKCVFKVLELDFLGHVISPDGIRPSHSKVESLLKFRAPATSEEVRSFLGLVTYIGRFLPDLAAITAPLRELTHSGVRFTWGEEQQASFERLKQLIGNVQNLRFFDNKLRTRVVADASPVALGAVLLQFDGPTDDDPRPIAYASKSLTTTEKRYCQTEKEALALVWAVERFSVYLLGRTFELETDHKPLEAIFKPTSRPCSRIERWVLRLQSFSFVVKYRSGTGNVADPLSRLVEAQQPEEFDAESKFMVLAVLESAAVDVQQLEEMSNTDATLEVVKQCLRTGNWEAQEAKAFSPFKNELGFVGDLLVRGNKLIVPDCLRSRMLDLAHEGHPGESVMKRRLRDRVWWPGMDRDTEKRVRTCEGCRL, encoded by the exons ATGCTCCGATGTCAAGACCAAGCTGCCAAGTGTAACTTCGGTAACAATGCAGAAGAAAGTCGTGCCATCAGTGTAGTTGACAAAATAATCCTATACGCTCCGAGTGATCTCAAGGAACAGCTGCTTCAAAAGACTGTTTTGAAGTTGGATGACGTCACCAATATTGTCAGCTCGTACGAGTCGGTCAAATCGCAGGCACAATCCATCAGTCTTCCGGGGGCAAGTTCGGGCGATTCAGTTCCCAGTTCGTCGTGGAACGTCAATAAAATCAAACAGTTGCCTAGCAAACAATGCACACGCTGTGGACGGAGCGGCCATTCCGCGAACGATTCTATTTGCCCGGCGAGATCCAAAGAGTGCATTAAATGCAAACGCATCGGACATTTTGCTGCGCAGTGCCGATCACTTCCTACACTGAAGCGTAAACAGTTCACGAAGCAGGAATCACGGTGGCCAGCTAAAAGGTTCAAGCCACACCAGGTTAATGAGATTGAGACAACGGACGATAAGGAGGATAAAACGTTCCTGTTCAGTATTAGCGACGGCGGTGAGGCGATCCGGATCAAAGTAGGCGGAGTAGTATTACAAGTACTCGTGGATTCCGGATGCAAGAAAAACATTGTCGACGAACGGTCATGGAGTTACATCAAAGCGAATGGAGCAAAGATATGGAACCAAACAAAGAACTGCGAAGAAGTGTTTCTACCATACGGAGAGAATGCGAAACCGTTGACTCTGTTGGGGAAGTTTGATACAACCGTATCAATCGAAGACGGCGGGGAAATCATCGAGAGGACCGCTACATTTTATGTGGTCAAAGGAGGTCAGCAGTGTTTGTTGGGTAGGATCACAGCCACGTCACTGGGAGTCTTGTTCGTCGGATTACCGAGTACCCACGGGGTGAACGCGATAAATTCTACAGGTATTCAGCCATTTCCCAAGATCAAAGGTATTCAG GTAAAAATACCGATAAATGAATCTGTTCCCCCGGTCTGCCAGCAACCTAGACGGCCTCCTATTGCGTTGATGACAAAAATCGAAGATAAGTTGAACTCGTTGTTAGCCAGTGATATCATTGAGCCCGTCGTGGGAGGTTGTCCTTGGGTTTCGCCTCTTGTAACTGTTGTAAAGGACAATGGGGATCTTCGCTTGTGCGTTGATATGCGCAGGGCAAACGCAGCAATAGTGCGGGAACGACACATTATGCCAACAATAGAAGATTTCTTACCCAGGTTCACTTCCGCGAAGTGGTTCAGCCGACTCGATGTTAAAGAGGCCTTTCATCAAGTCGAACTGGACAGTGAGAGTCGCTATATAACAACGTTTATAACGCACATGGGCCTATTTCGATACAAGCGTCTGATGTACGGCATAGCATGTGCTCCAGAGCTATTCCAAAGAATCCTTGAGCAGATTCTTAGTCCTCACAGCAAGAATGTAGTTAGCTTCATAGATGACGTTCTTATTTTTGCCAGGACGGAACAAGAACACGATGAAGTTCTCAAAGCGGTCTTGTCAACGCTAAGTGCATATGGGATTTTGTTGAATCAGAGTAAGTGTGTGTTCAAGGTTTTGGAATTAGATTTCTTGGGACATGTCATATCCCCAGATGGCATCAGACCATCGCACAGTAAGGTCGAATCTCTTCTAAAATTTCGTGCACCTGCTACCTCGGAGGAAGTCCGCAGCTTCTTGGGCTTGGTAACATATATTGGTCGATTTCTGCCTGATCTAGCCGCGATCACTGCTCCGCTTCGAGAATTGACCCATTCTGGAGTCCGGTTCACCTGGGGCGAAGAACAACAGGCATCGTTTGAAAGGCTAAAACAGCTGATAGGAAATGTCCAAAACTTGCGGTTTTTCGATAACAAACTGCGGACAAGGGTCGTCGCGGATGCCTCGCCGGTGGCTCTAGGGGCGGTTCTTTTACAATTTGATGGACCTACTGATGATGATCCTCGACCGATCGCGTATGCAAGTAAAAGTCTGACTACGACGGAGAAACGCTACTGCCAGACAGAAAAGGAAGCCCTTGCGTTGGTCTGGGCGGTGGAGCGCTTTTCTGTCTACCTTTTGGGACGCACGTTTGAATTGGAAACGGACCATAAGCCTTTGGAAGCTATTTTTAAGCCAACTTCTAGACCATGTTCGCGGATTGAAAGGTGGGTGCTCAGGCTACAGTCGTTTTCATTTGTGGTGAAGTATCGTAGCGGTACTGGCAATGTGGCGGATCCATTATCGCGGTTGGTAGAAGCGCAGCAGCCGGAAGAGTTTGATGCGGAGAGTAAGTTCATGGTACTCGCAGTTCTAGAATCAGCGGCAGTTGATGTCCAGCAGCTCGAGGAGATGTCCAATACTGACGCCACATTAGAGGTCGTGAAGCAGTGTTTACGTACTGGAAATTGGGAAGCACAGGAGGCCAAAGCTTTCTCTCCGTTTAAGAACGAACTAGGGTTCGTTGGTGACCTGCTAGTCAGAGGAAACAAACTGATAGTACCGGATTGCTTGAGATCGCGTATGCTAGACCTGGCTCATGAGGGCCACCCTGGCGAATCTGTAATGAAGAGGCGACTGCGTGACCGAGTGTGGTGGCCAGGGATGGACCGTGATACGGAGAAACGAGTCAGGACATGTGAAGGATGCAGACTGTAA